In Mercurialis annua linkage group LG5, ddMerAnnu1.2, whole genome shotgun sequence, a single genomic region encodes these proteins:
- the LOC126681009 gene encoding homeobox-leucine zipper protein ATHB-15 isoform X2, with protein MAMSCKDGKQAAANLDNGKYVRYTPEQVEALERLYHDCPKPSSIRRQQFIRECSILSNIEPKQIKVWFQNRRCREKQRKEASRLQAVNRKLTAMNKLLMEENDRLQKQVSHLVYENGYFRQHTQNTTLPTKDTSCESVVTSGQHHLTPQHPPRDASPAGLLSIAEETLTEFLSKATGTAIEWVQMPGMKPGPDSIGIIAISHGCTGVAARACGLVGLEPTRVAEILKDRPSWFRDCRAVDVLNVLPTANGGTIELLYMQLYAPTTLAPARDFWLLRYTSGLEDGSLVICERSLKNTQNGPSMPPVQHFVRAEMLPSGYLIRPCEGGGSIIHIVDHLDLEPWSVPEVLRPLYESSTALAQKTTMAALRQLRQIAQEVSQSNVANWGRRPAALRALSQRLSRGFNEALNGFTDEGWSMMGNDGMDDVTILVNTSPEKLMGLNLSFNNGFPAVSNAVLCAKASMLLQNVPPAILLRFLREHRSEWADNSIDAYSAAAIKVGPCSLPGTRVGSFGGQVILPLAHTVEHEEFLEVIKLEGVGSSPEDPIMPRDMFLLQLCSGMDENAVGTCAELIFAPIDASFADDAPLLPSGFRIIPLDSPKEASSPNRTLDLASALEIGPAGNKSSTDYSSNSGSTRSVMTIAFEFAFESHMQEHVASMARQYVRSIISSVQRVALALSPSNLGSHAGLRTPLGTPEAQTLARWICQSYRCYLGVDLLKTGSEGGESVLKTLWHNSDAIMCCSLKALPVFTFANQAGLDMLETTLVALQDITLEKIFDDHGRKTLCSEFPQIMQQGFACLQGGICLSSMGRPVSYERAVAWKVLNEEENAHCICFMFVNWSFV; from the exons ATGGCGATGTCCTGCAAGGATGGTAAGCAAGCTGCAGCTAACTTGGACAATGGGAAATATGTCCGGTACACACCTGAGCAGGTCGAAGCCCTGGAGAGGCTCTATCACGACTGTCCGAAACCTAGCTCCATTCGCCGTCAGCAATTCATTAGGGAGTGCTCGATTCTCTCTAATATTGaaccgaaacaaatcaaagtttgGTTTCAGAATAGAAG aTGTAGAGAGAAGCAGAGGAAAGAGGCCTCCCGCCTTCAAGCGGTGAATAGGAAGCTGACGGCAATGAATAAGCTTCTCATGGAGGAAAATGATAGGTTGCAGAAGCAAGTATCACATCTGGTGTATGAAAATGGCTACTTTCGCCAACATACCCAAAAT ACAACACTTCCAACCAAAGATACAAGTTGTGAATCGGTGGTGACTAGCGGTCAACACCACTTGACTCCTCAGCATCCGCCAAGGGATGCTAGTCCTGCAGG ACTTTTGTCCATTGCAGAAGAGACTTTAACAGAGTTTCTTTCAAAGGCCACTGGAACTGCTATAGAGTGGGTCCAAATGCCTGGAATGAAG CCTGGTCCGGATTCCATTGGAATCATTGCTATTTCTCATGGTTGCACTGGCGTGGCAGCACGAGCCTGTGGCCTAGTTGGTCTAGAACCGACAAGG GTCGCAGAAATCCTCAAGGATCGGCCATCATGGTTCCGTGATTGCCGAGCTGTGGATGTGCTGAATGTACTGCCTACCGCCAATGGTGGAACTATTGAGCTGTTGTACATGCAG CTCTATGCTCCGACAACATTGGCTCCTGCTCGCGACTTTTGGTTGCTGCGTTACACTTCTGGTTTAGAAGACGGCAGCCTTGTG ATCTGTGAGAGATCACTTAAAAATACTCAAAATGGCCCGAGCATGCCACCAGTACAGCATTTTGTGAGAGCCGAAATGCTACCAAGCGGTTACCTTATAAGACCTTGCGAAGGGGGTGGTTCAATCATACACATAGTTGACCATTTGGATTTAGAG cCTTGGAGTGTGCCTGAGGTTCTGAGGCCACTGTATGAATCATCAACAGCACTTGCTCAAAAGACAACAATGGCG GCTCTGCGCCAGCTAAGGCAGATAGCTCAGGAGGTTTCTCAATCTAACGTGGCCAACTGGGGCAGACGACCTGCAGCACTGCGAGCATTAAGCCAGAGGTTGAGCAG GGGTTTTAATGAGGCTCTTAATGGGTTTACCGATGAAGGATGGTCAATGATGGGAAATGATGGCATGGATGATGTGACTATCCTTGTAAATACATCGCCTGAGAAGTTGATGGGATTAAATCTCTCCTTTAATAATGGCTTTCCAGCTGTCAGCAATGCAGTTTTATGTGCCAAGGCATCAATGCTCTTACAG AATGTTCCTCCTGCAATACTTCTTAGGTTTTTGCGAGAGCATAGATCGGAATGGGCTGACAACAGTATTGATGCATACTCAGCTGCTGCTATTAAAGTAGGCCCTTGTAGCTTACCAGGGACTCGAGTTGGTAGTTTTGGAGGCCAAGTCATACTTCCACTTGCTCATACTGTTGAACATGAAGAG TTCTTGGAGGTCATTAAGTTGGAAGGTGTTGGCAGTTCTCCTGAGGATCCAATAATGCCCAGAGACATGTTTCTTTTGCAG CTTTGCAGTGGAATGGATGAGAATGCTGTGGGCACCTGTGCTGAACTTATATTTGCTCCCATTGATGCATCCTTTGCTGACGATGCACCTCTTTTGCCTTCTGGTTTTCGTATTATTCCCCTTGATTCTCCCAAG GAAGCATCTAGTCCAAATCGCACACTGGATCTTGCATCTGCTCTTGAAATTGGACCCGCTGGAAACAAATCGTCAACCGATTATTCTTCTAATTCTGGATCTACAAGATCTGTGATGACGATTGCATTCGAATTTGCCTTTGAGAGCCATATGCAAGAACATGTAGCATCAATGGCTCGTCAATATGTTCGGAGCATTATATCTTCTGTTCAACGAGTTGCATTAGCACTCTCTCCTTCTAATTTGGGGTCACATGCTGGACTTCGAACACCACTTGGCACTCCGGAAGCCCAGACACTTGCTCGTTGGATCTGCCAGAGTTACAG GTGCTATTTGGGTGTAGATTTACTCAAAACTGGCAGTGAAGGAGGCGAATCTGTACTCAAAACGCTATGGCATAACTCTGATGCTATTATGTGCTGCTCACTAAAG GCATTGCCGGTCTTCACTTTTGCAAATCAAGCGGGACTTGACATGTTGGAGACAACTTTAGTTGCATTGCAAGACATTACTTTAGAGAAGATATTTGATGATCACGGACGAAAGACTCTTTGCTCCGAATTTCCACAGATAATGCAACAG GGTTTTGCATGTCTTCAAGGCGGTATATGTTTGTCGAGCATGGGGAGACCAGTCTCGTATGAAAGAGCAGTGGCGTGGAAGGTgttgaatgaagaagaaaacGCGCACTGCATCTGCTTTATGTTCGTAAACTGGTCTTTTGTCTGA
- the LOC126681009 gene encoding homeobox-leucine zipper protein ATHB-15 isoform X1, whose amino-acid sequence MAMSCKDGKQAAANLDNGKYVRYTPEQVEALERLYHDCPKPSSIRRQQFIRECSILSNIEPKQIKVWFQNRRCREKQRKEASRLQAVNRKLTAMNKLLMEENDRLQKQVSHLVYENGYFRQHTQNTTLPTKDTSCESVVTSGQHHLTPQHPPRDASPAGLLSIAEETLTEFLSKATGTAIEWVQMPGMKPGPDSIGIIAISHGCTGVAARACGLVGLEPTRVAEILKDRPSWFRDCRAVDVLNVLPTANGGTIELLYMQLYAPTTLAPARDFWLLRYTSGLEDGSLVICERSLKNTQNGPSMPPVQHFVRAEMLPSGYLIRPCEGGGSIIHIVDHLDLEPWSVPEVLRPLYESSTALAQKTTMAALRQLRQIAQEVSQSNVANWGRRPAALRALSQRLSRGFNEALNGFTDEGWSMMGNDGMDDVTILVNTSPEKLMGLNLSFNNGFPAVSNAVLCAKASMLLQNVPPAILLRFLREHRSEWADNSIDAYSAAAIKVGPCSLPGTRVGSFGGQVILPLAHTVEHEEFLEVIKLEGVGSSPEDPIMPRDMFLLQLCSGMDENAVGTCAELIFAPIDASFADDAPLLPSGFRIIPLDSPKVSYEFIYIDILFPTFFRAFLLTQFLMMQEASSPNRTLDLASALEIGPAGNKSSTDYSSNSGSTRSVMTIAFEFAFESHMQEHVASMARQYVRSIISSVQRVALALSPSNLGSHAGLRTPLGTPEAQTLARWICQSYRCYLGVDLLKTGSEGGESVLKTLWHNSDAIMCCSLKALPVFTFANQAGLDMLETTLVALQDITLEKIFDDHGRKTLCSEFPQIMQQGFACLQGGICLSSMGRPVSYERAVAWKVLNEEENAHCICFMFVNWSFV is encoded by the exons ATGGCGATGTCCTGCAAGGATGGTAAGCAAGCTGCAGCTAACTTGGACAATGGGAAATATGTCCGGTACACACCTGAGCAGGTCGAAGCCCTGGAGAGGCTCTATCACGACTGTCCGAAACCTAGCTCCATTCGCCGTCAGCAATTCATTAGGGAGTGCTCGATTCTCTCTAATATTGaaccgaaacaaatcaaagtttgGTTTCAGAATAGAAG aTGTAGAGAGAAGCAGAGGAAAGAGGCCTCCCGCCTTCAAGCGGTGAATAGGAAGCTGACGGCAATGAATAAGCTTCTCATGGAGGAAAATGATAGGTTGCAGAAGCAAGTATCACATCTGGTGTATGAAAATGGCTACTTTCGCCAACATACCCAAAAT ACAACACTTCCAACCAAAGATACAAGTTGTGAATCGGTGGTGACTAGCGGTCAACACCACTTGACTCCTCAGCATCCGCCAAGGGATGCTAGTCCTGCAGG ACTTTTGTCCATTGCAGAAGAGACTTTAACAGAGTTTCTTTCAAAGGCCACTGGAACTGCTATAGAGTGGGTCCAAATGCCTGGAATGAAG CCTGGTCCGGATTCCATTGGAATCATTGCTATTTCTCATGGTTGCACTGGCGTGGCAGCACGAGCCTGTGGCCTAGTTGGTCTAGAACCGACAAGG GTCGCAGAAATCCTCAAGGATCGGCCATCATGGTTCCGTGATTGCCGAGCTGTGGATGTGCTGAATGTACTGCCTACCGCCAATGGTGGAACTATTGAGCTGTTGTACATGCAG CTCTATGCTCCGACAACATTGGCTCCTGCTCGCGACTTTTGGTTGCTGCGTTACACTTCTGGTTTAGAAGACGGCAGCCTTGTG ATCTGTGAGAGATCACTTAAAAATACTCAAAATGGCCCGAGCATGCCACCAGTACAGCATTTTGTGAGAGCCGAAATGCTACCAAGCGGTTACCTTATAAGACCTTGCGAAGGGGGTGGTTCAATCATACACATAGTTGACCATTTGGATTTAGAG cCTTGGAGTGTGCCTGAGGTTCTGAGGCCACTGTATGAATCATCAACAGCACTTGCTCAAAAGACAACAATGGCG GCTCTGCGCCAGCTAAGGCAGATAGCTCAGGAGGTTTCTCAATCTAACGTGGCCAACTGGGGCAGACGACCTGCAGCACTGCGAGCATTAAGCCAGAGGTTGAGCAG GGGTTTTAATGAGGCTCTTAATGGGTTTACCGATGAAGGATGGTCAATGATGGGAAATGATGGCATGGATGATGTGACTATCCTTGTAAATACATCGCCTGAGAAGTTGATGGGATTAAATCTCTCCTTTAATAATGGCTTTCCAGCTGTCAGCAATGCAGTTTTATGTGCCAAGGCATCAATGCTCTTACAG AATGTTCCTCCTGCAATACTTCTTAGGTTTTTGCGAGAGCATAGATCGGAATGGGCTGACAACAGTATTGATGCATACTCAGCTGCTGCTATTAAAGTAGGCCCTTGTAGCTTACCAGGGACTCGAGTTGGTAGTTTTGGAGGCCAAGTCATACTTCCACTTGCTCATACTGTTGAACATGAAGAG TTCTTGGAGGTCATTAAGTTGGAAGGTGTTGGCAGTTCTCCTGAGGATCCAATAATGCCCAGAGACATGTTTCTTTTGCAG CTTTGCAGTGGAATGGATGAGAATGCTGTGGGCACCTGTGCTGAACTTATATTTGCTCCCATTGATGCATCCTTTGCTGACGATGCACCTCTTTTGCCTTCTGGTTTTCGTATTATTCCCCTTGATTCTCCCAAGGTAAGCTATGAGTTTATTTACATTGATATTCTATTCCCTACCTTTTTCAGAGCCTTTTTGCTTACCCAATTTTTAATGATGCAGGAAGCATCTAGTCCAAATCGCACACTGGATCTTGCATCTGCTCTTGAAATTGGACCCGCTGGAAACAAATCGTCAACCGATTATTCTTCTAATTCTGGATCTACAAGATCTGTGATGACGATTGCATTCGAATTTGCCTTTGAGAGCCATATGCAAGAACATGTAGCATCAATGGCTCGTCAATATGTTCGGAGCATTATATCTTCTGTTCAACGAGTTGCATTAGCACTCTCTCCTTCTAATTTGGGGTCACATGCTGGACTTCGAACACCACTTGGCACTCCGGAAGCCCAGACACTTGCTCGTTGGATCTGCCAGAGTTACAG GTGCTATTTGGGTGTAGATTTACTCAAAACTGGCAGTGAAGGAGGCGAATCTGTACTCAAAACGCTATGGCATAACTCTGATGCTATTATGTGCTGCTCACTAAAG GCATTGCCGGTCTTCACTTTTGCAAATCAAGCGGGACTTGACATGTTGGAGACAACTTTAGTTGCATTGCAAGACATTACTTTAGAGAAGATATTTGATGATCACGGACGAAAGACTCTTTGCTCCGAATTTCCACAGATAATGCAACAG GGTTTTGCATGTCTTCAAGGCGGTATATGTTTGTCGAGCATGGGGAGACCAGTCTCGTATGAAAGAGCAGTGGCGTGGAAGGTgttgaatgaagaagaaaacGCGCACTGCATCTGCTTTATGTTCGTAAACTGGTCTTTTGTCTGA
- the LOC126680671 gene encoding uncharacterized mitochondrial protein AtMg00810-like — protein sequence MSGPKIQEERTKGKYSKKSKRKGRAKVKEPHTVNLKRKIKKTKANPLNLHIVLDNFIKLLHTEFAMKDLGRIHHFLGIEIAHTTHGMHLSQSHYALTILEKAQMVDCKPMSTPLEEKTKGLDSNIMLDDVSFYRSIVGALQYLTLTRPDLSYSVNFVSQFMHAPTISHLKMVRRILRYVKGSIHLGLDFTSHTTLDLSAFSDSDWAGCPSTRRSTTGYCTFLGSNPISWCAKKQQTVSRSSTEAEYRAMAHTAAEVTWLTFILKDLGVSLSQTPVLYCDNLSALHMTINPVFHARSKHIELDYHFVREKVALGLLVTKHVPTTYQIADALTKPLPKTALNYCSFKLRLRPRPSLREGINRCKEDEDLSWRDKVG from the exons ATGAGCGGACCAAAAATTCAAGAAGAGAGAACGAAGGGAAAATACTCcaagaaaagcaaaagaaaaggaagagcAAAAGTAAAAGAGCCCCACACAGTCaatctaaaaagaaaaattaagaagACAAAGGCGAATCCTCTGAATTTGCACATC GTGTTGGACAACTTTATCAAATTATTGCACACTGAGTTTGCTATGAAGGATCTAGGACGCATTCACCATTTTCTTGGCATTGAGATCGCGCACACAACTCATGGAATGCATCTTTCTCAATCTCACTATGCGCTCACCATTCTTGAAAAAGCTCAAATGGTAGACTGTAAACCGATGAGCACCCCCCTTGAAGAAAAAACCAAGGGTCTTGATAGCAATATTATGTTGGATGACGTTAGTTTTTATCGCAGTATTGTTGGAGCTTTACAATATCTTACCCTTACTAGGCCTGATCTTtcatatagtgttaattttgtTTCACAATTTATGCATGCCCCTACCATATCTCATCTTAAAATGGTTCGTCGAATTTTGCGATATGTTAAGGGTTCGATTCATCTTGGTCTTGATTTTACTTCCCACACTACACTTGATCTATCTGCTTTTTCTGATTCAGATTGGGCAGGTTGTCCGTCAACTCGTCGCTCCACAACTGGATATTGCACCTTCCTCGGAAGTAATCCTATCTCTTGGTGTGCTAAGAAACAACAAACTGTCTCGCGCTCTAGCACGGAAGCAGAATATCGTGCTATGGCACATACTGCAGCTGAAGTAACATGGCTGACCTTTATTCTCAAGGATCTTGGTGTATCTCTCTCTCAAACACCAGTGCTTTATTGTGACAACCTCAGTGCACTTCATATGACTATCAATCCTGTTTTCCATGCTCGCAGCAAACATATTGAGCTTGACTACCACTTTGTTCGTGAGAAAGTTGCACTTGGTCTCCTTGTTACAAAACATGTTCCTACTACCTATCAAATAGCTGATGCACTTACGAAACCACTACCTAAAACTGCCCTTAATTATTGCTCTTTCAAACTTCGCCTCCGGCCCCGGCCAAGTTTGCGGGAGGGTATTAACAGATGCAAAGAAGATGAGGATTTGTCATGGAGAGATAAGGTTGGTTGA